The following proteins are co-located in the Acropora palmata chromosome 11, jaAcrPala1.3, whole genome shotgun sequence genome:
- the LOC141896754 gene encoding histone-arginine methyltransferase METTL23-like isoform X2 produces the protein MIVDPQYGMFTWPAAPVLAQFIWKNKEHFKGKQVIEIGAGTSLPGIVASMCGAHVILTDKEEYPQCLENCQRSCDVNGQKSIKVMGITWGQFTPNLFKLPKVDIILGSDCFYDTKDFDDILATVSFLIEKNTEAKFWTTYQERSSSRSIENLLKKWGLHGVEIPLEHFNADEVNIGGSHLSDSHTIHMLEITTQQAVQDAPK, from the exons atg ATTGTAGACCCTCAGTATGGAATGTTCACGTGGCCAGCAGCGCCGGTGTTAGCACAGTTCatttggaaaaacaaagaacattttaaagGAAAGCAAGTAATTGAG ATTGGTGCGGGAACTTCACTTCCAGGAATAGTTGCTTCAATGTGTGGTGCCCATGTCATCCTTACAGACAAAGAAGAATATCCACAATGCTTAGAAAATTGTCAGAGAAGCTGTGATGTAAATGGCCAAAAGTCAATAAAAGTCATGGGAATTACCTGGGGGCAGTTTACACCCAATCTCTTCAAGCTTCCTAAAGTTGACATCATTTTAGGTTCAGATTGTTTCTATGATACAAAAG ATTTTGATGACATTCTTGCCACTGTGTCTTTTCTCATTGAGAAGAATACAGAAGCAAAGTTTTGGACAACCTATCAAGAAAGAAG CTCAAGTCGCTCTATTGAAAATCTATTGAAGAAGTGGGGACTTCATGGAGTGGAAATTCCACTAGAGCATTTCAATGCTGATGAAGTGAACATAGGAGGCTCCCATCTGTCTGACTCACATACAATCCACATGCTTGAGATTACAACTCAACAAGCTGTCCAAGATGCACCCAAGTAG
- the LOC141896754 gene encoding histone-arginine methyltransferase METTL23-like isoform X1: MQVEKEFFFQDECENDGINVRIPEIVDPQYGMFTWPAAPVLAQFIWKNKEHFKGKQVIEIGAGTSLPGIVASMCGAHVILTDKEEYPQCLENCQRSCDVNGQKSIKVMGITWGQFTPNLFKLPKVDIILGSDCFYDTKDFDDILATVSFLIEKNTEAKFWTTYQERSSSRSIENLLKKWGLHGVEIPLEHFNADEVNIGGSHLSDSHTIHMLEITTQQAVQDAPK, translated from the exons ATGCAAGTTGAAAAGGAGTTTTTCTTCCAAGACGAATGTGAAAACGATGGAATTAATGTGCGAATACCAGAG ATTGTAGACCCTCAGTATGGAATGTTCACGTGGCCAGCAGCGCCGGTGTTAGCACAGTTCatttggaaaaacaaagaacattttaaagGAAAGCAAGTAATTGAG ATTGGTGCGGGAACTTCACTTCCAGGAATAGTTGCTTCAATGTGTGGTGCCCATGTCATCCTTACAGACAAAGAAGAATATCCACAATGCTTAGAAAATTGTCAGAGAAGCTGTGATGTAAATGGCCAAAAGTCAATAAAAGTCATGGGAATTACCTGGGGGCAGTTTACACCCAATCTCTTCAAGCTTCCTAAAGTTGACATCATTTTAGGTTCAGATTGTTTCTATGATACAAAAG ATTTTGATGACATTCTTGCCACTGTGTCTTTTCTCATTGAGAAGAATACAGAAGCAAAGTTTTGGACAACCTATCAAGAAAGAAG CTCAAGTCGCTCTATTGAAAATCTATTGAAGAAGTGGGGACTTCATGGAGTGGAAATTCCACTAGAGCATTTCAATGCTGATGAAGTGAACATAGGAGGCTCCCATCTGTCTGACTCACATACAATCCACATGCTTGAGATTACAACTCAACAAGCTGTCCAAGATGCACCCAAGTAG
- the LOC141896755 gene encoding ribonuclease P protein subunit p20-like yields MADKKSHKRSKRPPQRVQKRRNDIYVNRKTDFAVQLERCQKALDASDQEVTIHGLGAAMNRAINLALQLEHKRQGTVELSATTSSNKLVDDYDPEDDDHEVCSKVRTNSAIHIKVYKKSMSEITSTSKAASKEVS; encoded by the exons atggcggacaaaaAGAGTC ATAAGAGGAGCAAGAGACCGCCTCAGAGAGTGCAAAAGCGTCGAAACGATATTTACGTGAACAGAAAGACGGACTTTGCAGTTCAACTTGAGCGATGTCAGAAGGCGCTTGATGCGAG TGATCAAGAGGTTACCATCCATGGCTTAGGAGCTGCCATGAACCGTGCAATCAATCTGGCGCTGCAACTTGAGCACAAACGACAGGGAACTGTAGAG CTTTCAGCCACAACTTCAAGTAATAAACTTGTAGATGACTATGATCCAGAGGATGAT GACCATGAAGTGTGTTCCAAAGTGAGAACAAACTCAGCCATTCACATAAAAGTTTACAAGAAATCTATGTCTGAAATTACCAGCACATCAAAAGCAGCCTCCAAAGAAGTTTCATGA